The following coding sequences are from one Ornithodoros turicata isolate Travis chromosome 1, ASM3712646v1, whole genome shotgun sequence window:
- the LOC135377910 gene encoding uncharacterized protein LOC135377910 isoform X3, translated as MVIPLCCLQNFRSRKRRNERRDDRFLQEAQMSGSPQVVTMTASSHSRSSRRGDLTSSQESSNVHVQISDIAGDEDVVATTYFLKVCKSTILKPYTIILQLIGWRAFRKEHPTRRHLRWQLLNKLYPATIFLVLVYFAALQGIACPGRLDFVVPVGTTKNGTPPAPVTTTVGTTTISFFEEPDYPAVDYHENREKDVVGTHECTHRLTMYILPSVVQLAAFVYGFYMFRIVEVDEQLYALMERVFLQSSVYFAERIIISITRKFLMAAVLWAGLQVIVQVLYNLALESEIALLRRTFVKVGTVDTYLLSAVRVFGQLVMTTVEMAVILNYCTQSEMIIIYIKGITLRLREKRITIREVMHEILACRDFISHLNKNLGKVTACFLVNFAVHTVAGVFLFLLNDDSNGMVMAYRGLYPIPWFLAMYWPVYQASRVTSMGEKIEKISIETRVFGYQDAQEFELDSFLLFIGNLKIRARMFGARILPSTVTLGFGLVFLIVYVLIIAGALTNPVMGPLL; from the exons ATGGTGATTCCTCTGTGCTGTCTGCAGAATTTCCGGAGCAGGAAAAGGAG GAACGAACGTCGAGATGACAGATTCCTT CAAGAAGCGCAAATGAGCGGCAGTCCTCAGGTGGTCACCATGACAGCGAGCAGTCATTCAAGGAGCAGCCGCAGAGGAGACCTCACTTCTAGCCAAGAGAGCTCCAACGTTCACGTGCAG ATATCTGACATTGCTGGCGATGAGGATGTCGTAGCCACGACCTACTTTCTCAAGGTCTGCAAGTCTACCATACTGAAGCCCTACACGATTATCCTGCAGCTG ATAGGATGGCGAGCCTTCCGCAAAGAACATCCGACCCGGCGCCATCTGAGGTGGCAGCTTCTGAATAAATTGTATCCAGCCACGATCTTCCTGGTTCTAGTCTACTTCGCAGCGCTGCAAGGCATCGCTTGTCCAGGGAGGCTAGACTTCGTCGTGCCTGTG GGCACAACGAAAAATGGAACTCCACCAGCTCCCGTAACAACGACAGTTGGCACAACAACAATTTCCTTCTTCGAAGAACCT GACTATCCAGCTGTGGACTACCACGAGAATCGAGAGAAAGATGTAGTGGGTACTCACGAGTGCACACACAGGCTGACGATGTACATCTTGCCCAGTGTGGTGCAGCTGGCGGCCTTTGTCTATGGCTTCTACATGTTCCGTATCGTGGAAGTGGACGAGCAACTGTACGCCCTCATGGAACGC GTATTCCTCCAGTCATCAGTATATTTCGCCGAAAGAATTATTATATCCATAACAAG AAAGTTCTTGATGGCAGCTGTTTTGTGGGCTGGACTGCAGGTCATTGTGCAGGTGCTGTACAACCTCGCCTTAGAATCGGAAATTGCGTTGCTTAGAAGAACGTTCGTCAAGGTTGGAAC GGTGGACACCTACCTCCTGTCTGCTGTTCGTGTGTTTGGCCAGTTGGTCATGACCACGGTCGAGATGGCTGTCATCCTCAACTACTGCACCCAAAGCGAGATGATCATTATTTATATCAAAGGAATCACACTGCGCCTGCGGGAAAAGCGAATCACCATCAGGGAGGTGATGCAT GAAATCCTGGCTTGTCGTGACTTCATCAGTCATCTTAATAAGAACCTTGGGAAGGTAACAGCATGCTTCCTTGTCAACTTTGCTGTTCATACTGTGGCTG GAGTCTTCCTCTTTCTGCTGAATGACGACAGCAACGGGATGGTGATGGCATACCGTGGCCTCTATCCTATCCCTTGGTTTCTGGCCATGTATTGGCCCGTTTATCAG GCATCACGAGTAACGAGTATGGGagaaaaaattgaaaagatCAGCATTGAAACAAGGGTGTTCGGATACCAAGATGCACAAGAGTTCGAGCTAGACTCCTTCCTCCTCTTTATAGGAAACCTCAAAATCAGA GCCAGGATGTTTGGAGCCCGCATTCTACCGTCTACTGTGACGCTGGGGTTCGGTTTGGTGTTTCTCATCGTCTACGTGCTCATTATTGCCGGCGCACTGACCAACCCAGTCATGGGACCTTTACTCTAG
- the LOC135377910 gene encoding uncharacterized protein LOC135377910 isoform X1, giving the protein MVIPLCCLQNFRSRKRRNERRDDRFLQEAQMSGSPQVVTMTASSHSRSSRRGDLTSSQESSNVHVQISDIAGDEDVVATTYFLKVCKSTILKPYTIILQLIGWRAFRKEHPTRRHLRWQLLNKLYPATIFLVLVYFAALQGIACPGRLDFVVPVGTTKNGTPPAPVTTTVGTTTISFFEEPDYPAVDYHENREKDVVGTHECTHRLTMYILPSVVQLAAFVYGFYMFRIVEVDEQLYALMERVFLQSSVYFAERIIISITRKFLMAAVLWAGLQVIVQVLYNLALESEIALLRRTFVKVGTSVNTPRVDTYLLSAVRVFGQLVMTTVEMAVILNYCTQSEMIIIYIKGITLRLREKRITIREVMHEILACRDFISHLNKNLGKVTACFLVNFAVHTVAGVFLFLLNDDSNGMVMAYRGLYPIPWFLAMYWPVYQASRVTSMGEKIEKISIETRVFGYQDAQEFELDSFLLFIGNLKIRARMFGARILPSTVTLGFGLVFLIVYVLIIAGALTNPVMGPLL; this is encoded by the exons ATGGTGATTCCTCTGTGCTGTCTGCAGAATTTCCGGAGCAGGAAAAGGAG GAACGAACGTCGAGATGACAGATTCCTT CAAGAAGCGCAAATGAGCGGCAGTCCTCAGGTGGTCACCATGACAGCGAGCAGTCATTCAAGGAGCAGCCGCAGAGGAGACCTCACTTCTAGCCAAGAGAGCTCCAACGTTCACGTGCAG ATATCTGACATTGCTGGCGATGAGGATGTCGTAGCCACGACCTACTTTCTCAAGGTCTGCAAGTCTACCATACTGAAGCCCTACACGATTATCCTGCAGCTG ATAGGATGGCGAGCCTTCCGCAAAGAACATCCGACCCGGCGCCATCTGAGGTGGCAGCTTCTGAATAAATTGTATCCAGCCACGATCTTCCTGGTTCTAGTCTACTTCGCAGCGCTGCAAGGCATCGCTTGTCCAGGGAGGCTAGACTTCGTCGTGCCTGTG GGCACAACGAAAAATGGAACTCCACCAGCTCCCGTAACAACGACAGTTGGCACAACAACAATTTCCTTCTTCGAAGAACCT GACTATCCAGCTGTGGACTACCACGAGAATCGAGAGAAAGATGTAGTGGGTACTCACGAGTGCACACACAGGCTGACGATGTACATCTTGCCCAGTGTGGTGCAGCTGGCGGCCTTTGTCTATGGCTTCTACATGTTCCGTATCGTGGAAGTGGACGAGCAACTGTACGCCCTCATGGAACGC GTATTCCTCCAGTCATCAGTATATTTCGCCGAAAGAATTATTATATCCATAACAAG AAAGTTCTTGATGGCAGCTGTTTTGTGGGCTGGACTGCAGGTCATTGTGCAGGTGCTGTACAACCTCGCCTTAGAATCGGAAATTGCGTTGCTTAGAAGAACGTTCGTCAAGGTTGGAAC GTCAGTGAATACTCCCAGGGTGGACACCTACCTCCTGTCTGCTGTTCGTGTGTTTGGCCAGTTGGTCATGACCACGGTCGAGATGGCTGTCATCCTCAACTACTGCACCCAAAGCGAGATGATCATTATTTATATCAAAGGAATCACACTGCGCCTGCGGGAAAAGCGAATCACCATCAGGGAGGTGATGCAT GAAATCCTGGCTTGTCGTGACTTCATCAGTCATCTTAATAAGAACCTTGGGAAGGTAACAGCATGCTTCCTTGTCAACTTTGCTGTTCATACTGTGGCTG GAGTCTTCCTCTTTCTGCTGAATGACGACAGCAACGGGATGGTGATGGCATACCGTGGCCTCTATCCTATCCCTTGGTTTCTGGCCATGTATTGGCCCGTTTATCAG GCATCACGAGTAACGAGTATGGGagaaaaaattgaaaagatCAGCATTGAAACAAGGGTGTTCGGATACCAAGATGCACAAGAGTTCGAGCTAGACTCCTTCCTCCTCTTTATAGGAAACCTCAAAATCAGA GCCAGGATGTTTGGAGCCCGCATTCTACCGTCTACTGTGACGCTGGGGTTCGGTTTGGTGTTTCTCATCGTCTACGTGCTCATTATTGCCGGCGCACTGACCAACCCAGTCATGGGACCTTTACTCTAG
- the LOC135377910 gene encoding uncharacterized protein LOC135377910 isoform X2, producing MHQNGDSSVLSAEFPEQEKEQEAQMSGSPQVVTMTASSHSRSSRRGDLTSSQESSNVHVQISDIAGDEDVVATTYFLKVCKSTILKPYTIILQLIGWRAFRKEHPTRRHLRWQLLNKLYPATIFLVLVYFAALQGIACPGRLDFVVPVGTTKNGTPPAPVTTTVGTTTISFFEEPDYPAVDYHENREKDVVGTHECTHRLTMYILPSVVQLAAFVYGFYMFRIVEVDEQLYALMERVFLQSSVYFAERIIISITRKFLMAAVLWAGLQVIVQVLYNLALESEIALLRRTFVKVGTSVNTPRVDTYLLSAVRVFGQLVMTTVEMAVILNYCTQSEMIIIYIKGITLRLREKRITIREVMHEILACRDFISHLNKNLGKVTACFLVNFAVHTVAGVFLFLLNDDSNGMVMAYRGLYPIPWFLAMYWPVYQASRVTSMGEKIEKISIETRVFGYQDAQEFELDSFLLFIGNLKIRARMFGARILPSTVTLGFGLVFLIVYVLIIAGALTNPVMGPLL from the exons ATGCACCAGAATGGTGATTCCTCTGTGCTGTCTGCAGAATTTCCGGAGCAGGAAAAGGAG CAAGAAGCGCAAATGAGCGGCAGTCCTCAGGTGGTCACCATGACAGCGAGCAGTCATTCAAGGAGCAGCCGCAGAGGAGACCTCACTTCTAGCCAAGAGAGCTCCAACGTTCACGTGCAG ATATCTGACATTGCTGGCGATGAGGATGTCGTAGCCACGACCTACTTTCTCAAGGTCTGCAAGTCTACCATACTGAAGCCCTACACGATTATCCTGCAGCTG ATAGGATGGCGAGCCTTCCGCAAAGAACATCCGACCCGGCGCCATCTGAGGTGGCAGCTTCTGAATAAATTGTATCCAGCCACGATCTTCCTGGTTCTAGTCTACTTCGCAGCGCTGCAAGGCATCGCTTGTCCAGGGAGGCTAGACTTCGTCGTGCCTGTG GGCACAACGAAAAATGGAACTCCACCAGCTCCCGTAACAACGACAGTTGGCACAACAACAATTTCCTTCTTCGAAGAACCT GACTATCCAGCTGTGGACTACCACGAGAATCGAGAGAAAGATGTAGTGGGTACTCACGAGTGCACACACAGGCTGACGATGTACATCTTGCCCAGTGTGGTGCAGCTGGCGGCCTTTGTCTATGGCTTCTACATGTTCCGTATCGTGGAAGTGGACGAGCAACTGTACGCCCTCATGGAACGC GTATTCCTCCAGTCATCAGTATATTTCGCCGAAAGAATTATTATATCCATAACAAG AAAGTTCTTGATGGCAGCTGTTTTGTGGGCTGGACTGCAGGTCATTGTGCAGGTGCTGTACAACCTCGCCTTAGAATCGGAAATTGCGTTGCTTAGAAGAACGTTCGTCAAGGTTGGAAC GTCAGTGAATACTCCCAGGGTGGACACCTACCTCCTGTCTGCTGTTCGTGTGTTTGGCCAGTTGGTCATGACCACGGTCGAGATGGCTGTCATCCTCAACTACTGCACCCAAAGCGAGATGATCATTATTTATATCAAAGGAATCACACTGCGCCTGCGGGAAAAGCGAATCACCATCAGGGAGGTGATGCAT GAAATCCTGGCTTGTCGTGACTTCATCAGTCATCTTAATAAGAACCTTGGGAAGGTAACAGCATGCTTCCTTGTCAACTTTGCTGTTCATACTGTGGCTG GAGTCTTCCTCTTTCTGCTGAATGACGACAGCAACGGGATGGTGATGGCATACCGTGGCCTCTATCCTATCCCTTGGTTTCTGGCCATGTATTGGCCCGTTTATCAG GCATCACGAGTAACGAGTATGGGagaaaaaattgaaaagatCAGCATTGAAACAAGGGTGTTCGGATACCAAGATGCACAAGAGTTCGAGCTAGACTCCTTCCTCCTCTTTATAGGAAACCTCAAAATCAGA GCCAGGATGTTTGGAGCCCGCATTCTACCGTCTACTGTGACGCTGGGGTTCGGTTTGGTGTTTCTCATCGTCTACGTGCTCATTATTGCCGGCGCACTGACCAACCCAGTCATGGGACCTTTACTCTAG
- the LOC135377910 gene encoding uncharacterized protein LOC135377910 isoform X4, which yields MSGSPQVVTMTASSHSRSSRRGDLTSSQESSNVHVQISDIAGDEDVVATTYFLKVCKSTILKPYTIILQLIGWRAFRKEHPTRRHLRWQLLNKLYPATIFLVLVYFAALQGIACPGRLDFVVPVGTTKNGTPPAPVTTTVGTTTISFFEEPDYPAVDYHENREKDVVGTHECTHRLTMYILPSVVQLAAFVYGFYMFRIVEVDEQLYALMERVFLQSSVYFAERIIISITRKFLMAAVLWAGLQVIVQVLYNLALESEIALLRRTFVKVGTSVNTPRVDTYLLSAVRVFGQLVMTTVEMAVILNYCTQSEMIIIYIKGITLRLREKRITIREVMHEILACRDFISHLNKNLGKVTACFLVNFAVHTVAGVFLFLLNDDSNGMVMAYRGLYPIPWFLAMYWPVYQASRVTSMGEKIEKISIETRVFGYQDAQEFELDSFLLFIGNLKIRARMFGARILPSTVTLGFGLVFLIVYVLIIAGALTNPVMGPLL from the exons ATGAGCGGCAGTCCTCAGGTGGTCACCATGACAGCGAGCAGTCATTCAAGGAGCAGCCGCAGAGGAGACCTCACTTCTAGCCAAGAGAGCTCCAACGTTCACGTGCAG ATATCTGACATTGCTGGCGATGAGGATGTCGTAGCCACGACCTACTTTCTCAAGGTCTGCAAGTCTACCATACTGAAGCCCTACACGATTATCCTGCAGCTG ATAGGATGGCGAGCCTTCCGCAAAGAACATCCGACCCGGCGCCATCTGAGGTGGCAGCTTCTGAATAAATTGTATCCAGCCACGATCTTCCTGGTTCTAGTCTACTTCGCAGCGCTGCAAGGCATCGCTTGTCCAGGGAGGCTAGACTTCGTCGTGCCTGTG GGCACAACGAAAAATGGAACTCCACCAGCTCCCGTAACAACGACAGTTGGCACAACAACAATTTCCTTCTTCGAAGAACCT GACTATCCAGCTGTGGACTACCACGAGAATCGAGAGAAAGATGTAGTGGGTACTCACGAGTGCACACACAGGCTGACGATGTACATCTTGCCCAGTGTGGTGCAGCTGGCGGCCTTTGTCTATGGCTTCTACATGTTCCGTATCGTGGAAGTGGACGAGCAACTGTACGCCCTCATGGAACGC GTATTCCTCCAGTCATCAGTATATTTCGCCGAAAGAATTATTATATCCATAACAAG AAAGTTCTTGATGGCAGCTGTTTTGTGGGCTGGACTGCAGGTCATTGTGCAGGTGCTGTACAACCTCGCCTTAGAATCGGAAATTGCGTTGCTTAGAAGAACGTTCGTCAAGGTTGGAAC GTCAGTGAATACTCCCAGGGTGGACACCTACCTCCTGTCTGCTGTTCGTGTGTTTGGCCAGTTGGTCATGACCACGGTCGAGATGGCTGTCATCCTCAACTACTGCACCCAAAGCGAGATGATCATTATTTATATCAAAGGAATCACACTGCGCCTGCGGGAAAAGCGAATCACCATCAGGGAGGTGATGCAT GAAATCCTGGCTTGTCGTGACTTCATCAGTCATCTTAATAAGAACCTTGGGAAGGTAACAGCATGCTTCCTTGTCAACTTTGCTGTTCATACTGTGGCTG GAGTCTTCCTCTTTCTGCTGAATGACGACAGCAACGGGATGGTGATGGCATACCGTGGCCTCTATCCTATCCCTTGGTTTCTGGCCATGTATTGGCCCGTTTATCAG GCATCACGAGTAACGAGTATGGGagaaaaaattgaaaagatCAGCATTGAAACAAGGGTGTTCGGATACCAAGATGCACAAGAGTTCGAGCTAGACTCCTTCCTCCTCTTTATAGGAAACCTCAAAATCAGA GCCAGGATGTTTGGAGCCCGCATTCTACCGTCTACTGTGACGCTGGGGTTCGGTTTGGTGTTTCTCATCGTCTACGTGCTCATTATTGCCGGCGCACTGACCAACCCAGTCATGGGACCTTTACTCTAG